One genomic segment of Arachis duranensis cultivar V14167 chromosome 4, aradu.V14167.gnm2.J7QH, whole genome shotgun sequence includes these proteins:
- the LOC107483202 gene encoding wall-associated receptor kinase-like 1 — protein MAQKLSEFLIIFFIICPLFLLFLASAQNDYPITSQSDCVSTCGSIEIPYPFGMKDPKCYADKWFEIECRNQKPYLKLINLEVTGIYASSSMVEIMNPVFRWKCKDDKDSKPFVNLTGTPFSYSNDQNKFTAIGCNKIAFLVSNGLEVSGCVTLCDQHDNEEVNSNVAYGQGTDGCLGRFCCETSLPLYLSEFNVTLESMNNRSSSDECVHALIGTDYWYEIYDGTSTEYRSLGDLRGLNYVRAMLDWVILNNTVKLPSDSNCTHVVGYSSSSSSARRCECYSDSFGNPYVTGGCIDFDSSNKNSRAKWVIIGVSASLGSIILLLGLWFMYIVVRRRILKKRKEKFFKQNGGLLLQQRLSTGEVSVEQAKVFSLRELEKATDNFNLNRVLGKGGQGTVYKGMLVNGEIVAVKRFKVQGKVEEFINEFVILSQINHRNVVKLLGCCLETEIPLLVYEFIPNGNLFEYLHDQNEELPVTWDMRLRISIEVAGALFYLHSIAYQPIYHRDVKSTNILLDGKYRAKLADFGASRIISTEATHLTTVVQGTFGYLDPEYFHTSQFTEKSDVYSFGVVLVELLTGEKPISSIREEDAKSLASYFVGSMEQDCLFEIVDKRVMKEGEQEQIIGVANLAYRCLELNGRKRPTMKEVTLELERIRNLDRKVDDLVVVVDSQEQYRHEEIEFVGTEMPWTGDSELDTLPSIGNNTTSSEIRPIHAKYN, from the exons ATGGCTCAGAAACTCTCAGAATTTCTTATCATATTCTTCATAATATGCccattattcttattatttcttgCTTCTGCACAAAATGATTATCCAATTACATCACAATCTGATTGTGTTTCAACCTGTGGATCTATCGAAATTCCTTACCCCTTTGGAATGAAGGATCCAAAATGCTATGCCGATAAGTGGTTCGAAATCGAATGCAGAAACCAGAAACCTTACCTTAAGCTCATAAACCTTGAGGTCACAGGCATATATGCTTCGAGTAGCATGGTAGAGATCATGAACCCAGTTTTCCGATGGAAGTGCAAAGATGACAAAGATTCAAAGCCATTCGTCAACCTCACAGGAACACCTTTTTCGTATTCCAACGATCAAAACAAGTTCACGGCCATAGGTTGCAACAAGATCGCATTTTTGGTGTCTAACGGCTTAGAAGTCAGCGGTTGTGTCACCCTTTGCGACCAACACGACAATGAAGAG GTTAACAGCAACGTTGCTTATGGACAAGGAACCGATGGGTGCTTAGGCAGGTTCTGCTGTGAGACATCACTGCCTCTGTACCTTTCAGAATTCAACGTGACACTTGAAAGCATGAACAATAGAAGTTCAAGCGATGAATGCGTTCATGCGTTGATTGGGACAGATTATTGGTACGAAATTTATGATGGTACTAGTACTGAGTATAGAAGCCTTGGTGACTTAAGGGGTTTGAACTATGTTCGTGCCATGCTTGATTGGGTGATTCTCAACAACACCGTGAAACTACCTTCGGATTCAAACTGCACCCATGTTGTTGGTTATTCTTCTTCTAGTTCTTCTGCTCGCAGATGTGAGTGCTACTCAGACTCTTTTGGCAATCCATATGTTACTGGAGGTTGCATTG ATTTTGACTCATCCAATAAGAACAGTCGAGCAAAGTGGGTTATAATAG GAGTATCCGCAAGCCTGGGATCTATCATTCTACTTCTCGGTCTGTGGTTTATGTACATTGTTGTAAGGAGAAGAATTTTAAAGAAACGGAAAGAGAAATTCTTCAAACAAAATGGTGGATTGTTGTTGCAACAAAGATTATCCACCGGAGAAGTGAGTGTTGAACAAGCTAAAGTGTTCAGCTTAAGGGAGTTAGAGAAGGCCACTGACAACTTCAATCTCAACAGAGTTCTTGGAAAGGGAGGTCAAGGTACTGTTTACAAGGGCATGTTAGTAAATGGCGAAATTGTTGCGGTTAAGAGGTTCAAGGTTCAAGGAAAGGTTGAAGAATTCATCAACGAATTCGTGATTCTTTCACAAATTAACCATAGAAATGTGGTGAAGCTGTTAGGGTGTTGTTtggagacagaaattcctctgCTCGTTTATGAATTCATTCCTAATGGTAATCTTTTTGAATACTTGCATGATCAAAACGAAGAGTTACCAGTGACATGGGACATGCGTTTAAGGATTTCAATTGAAGTTGCTGGAGCTTTGTTTTACTTGCACTCAATTGCATATCAGCCAATTTATCATAGAGATGTGAAATCAACCAATATACTTTTAGATGGAAAGTACAGAGCAAAATTGGCAGATTTTGGTGCATCTAGAATAATTTCTACAGAAGCCACTCATCTCACTACGGTAGTTCAAGGTACTTTTGGATATTTAGATCCGGAATATTTTCATACTAGTCAATTTACGGAAAAGAGTGATGTTTATAGTTTTGGAGTAGTTCTGGTTGAACTTTTGACGGGCGAAAAGCCGATATCATCGATAAGAGAAGAGGATGCCAAGAGTTTGGCATCTTATTTTGTTGGTTCTATGGAGCAAGATTGTTTGTTTGAGATTGTTGACAAGAGAGTGATGAAAGAAGGGGAGCAAGAACAGATCATTGGGGTTGCTAATCTTGCATATAGGTGCTTGGAGTTGAATGGGAGAAAAAGGCCTACTATGAAAGAAGTCACATTGGAGTTAGAAAGGATTCGGAATTTGGATAGAAAGGTTGATgatcttgttgttgttgttgattcacaAGAGCAATACCGCCATGAAGAGATTGAGTTTGTTGGAACTGAAATGCCATGGACAGGGGATTCTGAATTAGATACATTGCCAAGCATAGGAAACAATACAACCTCCTCGGAAATTAGGCCTATCCATGCAAAATATAATTGA